The following proteins are encoded in a genomic region of Pyrus communis chromosome 11, drPyrComm1.1, whole genome shotgun sequence:
- the LOC137708174 gene encoding uncharacterized protein: MVRNWVALLLIFLLLSGDFSSGVAASPPAKIVTGIVTNVISALVKWLWSLKSTTKTSSAVSSRSMMKFEGGYTVDTVFDGSKLGIEPHSVEVSPSGELLVLDSENSNIYKISMPLSRYSRPKLISGSPEGYSGHVDGRPREARMNHPKGLTVDDRGNIYIADTMNMAIRKISDAGVTTIAGGQWSRGGGHVDGPSEDAKFSTDFDVVYVGSSCSLFVIDRGNQAIREIQLHYDDCNDRYDGTFGLGIAMLMAAAFFGYMLALLQRRVQAMFSSNDASYLQDQRTPIHRTATVAPYQMPPKSVRPPLIPNEDEPEKLDDGFFGSLGKIVLNTGSSVAEIFGGVFTGFRSKPRQYHIQQQYHQTNEHSNAWPMQDSYVIPDEDEPPSIETRSPTPNKTYPYMTKDLEKPRRSKQSQAYYNSWEGEYQQHQQQHQHQQQQQQQQQQLQIQLQQQQRHHMQMQMQMQQHQQQQQHHRHYSTNPNTYYEKSSETNEIVFGAVQEQDGRREAVVIKSVDYGDSRYNHHNIRQRFNYVGYNSSGY; the protein is encoded by the exons ATGGTGAGGAATTGGGTTGCATTGCTTCTGATTTTTCTTCTGCTCTCTGGGGATTTCTCATCAGGAGTAGCTGCCTCACCTCCTGCAA AAATTGTAACTGGGATTGTCACCAATGTGATTTCTGCTCTTGTAAAATGGCTCTGGTCACTGAAATCCACCACAAAAACCAGTTCAG CTGTTTCCAGCCGTTCGATGATGAAATTTGAGGGTGGATACACCGTGGATACGGTGTTTGATGGAAGTAAGCTCGGAATTGAACCACACTCGGTTGAAGTGTCCCCAAGTGGAGAGCTTCTGGTTTTGGACTCCGAAAATAGTAACATCTACAAGATCTCAATGCCACTGTCTCGAT ATAGCCGACCCAAGCTGATTTCTGGATCACCTGAGGGGTACTCTGGGCATGTGGACGGGAGGCCAAGAGAAGCAAGAATGAACCACCCAAAAGGGCTGACTGTGGATGATAGAGGAAATATTTATATCGCAGACACAATGAATATGGCTATCAGGAAGATAAGTGATGCCG GGGTTACGACTATTGCTGGTGGACAATGGAGCAGAGGAGGTGGTCATGTTGATGGTCCAAGTGAAGATGCAAAGTTTTCTACTGATTTTGATGTGGTATACGTAGGCAGCAGCTGCTCTCTTTTCGTTATAGACCGAGGAAACCAGGCGATTCGGGAGATCCAACTCCACTATGATGACTGTAATGACCGCTACGATGGAACTTTCGGTTTAG GAATAGCAATGCTGATGGCAGCTGCATTCTTTGGTTACATGCTGGCATTGCTGCAGCGTAGGGTGCAAGCAATGTTTTCGTCAAATGATGCAAGTTATTTACAGGACCAAAGAACTCCTATACATAGGACTGCAACAGTAGCACCATATCAGATGCCTCCAAAATCCGTCAGGCCCCCTTTAATTCCAAATGAAGATGAACCCGAGAAACTAGATGACGGCTTCTTTGGTTCACTAGGAAAGATCGTTCTCAACACTGGCTCGTCTGTGGCTGAAATCTTTGGGGGAGTATTTACGGGCTTTAGAAGTAAGCCCCGACAATATCACATACAGCAGCAGTATCATCAAACTAATGAACATTCAAATGCTTGGCCCATGCAAGACAGCTATGTTATTCCAGACGAAGACGAGCCTCCATCAATAGAAACCAGATCCCCAACCCCGAATAAAACCTATCCATACATGACCAAAGACCTAGAGAAGCCTCGCCGTTCGAAGCAAAGTCAAGCCTACTATAATTCATGGGAGGGCGAATATCAGCAACATCAACAGCAACAtcaacaccaacaacaacaacaacaacagcaacaacaactTCAGATTCagctgcagcagcagcaacgACACCATATGCAGATGCAAATGCAGATGCAGCAGCatcagcaacagcagcagcatcaCAGGCATTACTCAACAAACCCAAATACATACTACGAGAAGAGCAGCGAGACAAATGAGATTGTGTTTGGGGCGGTTCAAGAACAGGATGGACGGCGTGAAGCTGTGGTGATAAAGTCAGTAGACTATGGAGATTCTAGGTATAACCACCACAACATTCGACAGCGTTTCAATTATGTGGGTTATAATTCCTCTGGTTACTGA
- the LOC137749497 gene encoding potassium transporter 8-like — translation MDLEGVIRSHPIKKDSWKTVLTLAYQSLGVVYGDLSTSPLYVYKSTFAEDIHHSETNEEIFGVLSFVFWTLTLIPLVKYVFIVLRADDNGEGGTFALYSLLSRHARVSSLPNCQLADEELSEYTKDGVVPTANSAFGSSLKSTLEKHKALQKVLLVLALIGTCMVIGDGVLTPAISVFSAVSGLELSMSKEQHRYVEVPVACVILIFLFALQHYGTHRVGFLFAPVVITWLLCISSIGVYNIIYWNPHVYQALSPYYMYKFFKKTRKGGWMSLGGILLCMTGSEAMFADLGHFSQTSIKIAFTFVVYPSLILAYMGQAAYLSKHHIIESDYRIGFYESVPEKLRWPVLAIAILAAVVGSQAIITGTFSIIKQCSALGCFPRVKIVHTSSKIHGQIYIPEINWTLMFLCLAVTIGFRDTKAMGNASGLAVITVMLVTTCLMSLVIVLCWHKSLFWAICFILFFGSLEALYFSASLMKFREGAWVPIALSFIFLMVMYVWHYGTFKKYEFDVQNKVSINWLLNLGPTLGIVRVRGIGLIHTELVSGIPAIFSHFVTNLPAFHQVVVFLCIKSVPVPHVRPEERFLVGRVGPKEYRLYRCIARYGYRDVHKDDMEFERDLICSIAEFIRSERPECNLSLVKLEDDEKMTVVGTSSSNLDGIRMSVDEPDSSEIASTSELQEIGPTEKVKKRVRFVVPETPRIDREAVGELQELMEAREAGMAFILGHSYVKAKRGSSFMKKIVINFGYDFLRRNFRGPSYALSIPHVSTLEVGMVYHV, via the exons ATGGATCTGGAGGGTGTGATCCGCAGCCATCCAATCAAG AAAGATTCATGGAAGACGGTGTTAACTCTGGCTTACCAGAGCCTGGGAGTAGTTTATGGAGATTTAAGCACTTCTCCTCTCTATGTCTACAAAAGCACTTTTGCAGAAGACATTCACCACTCAGAAACCAATGAGGAGATTTTTGGGGTTCTCTCGTTTGTGTTCTGGACGCTGACGCTGATTCCATTAGTGAAATATGTGTTTATTGTGCTTAGAGCCGACGACAATGGCGAAGGTGGGACTTTTGCTCTGTATTCTCTGCTTTCCCGGCACGCCCGGGTGAGCTCCTTGCCCAATTGCCAGCTGGCGGATGAGGAGCTGTCGGAGTACACAAAAGATGGGGTTGTTCCGACAGCGAACAGCGCTTTCGGGTCGAGTTTGAAATCGACATTGGAGAAGCATAAGGCGCTGCAAAAGGTGCTGCTTGTTCTGGCTTTGATTGGAACTTGTATGGTTATTGGTGATGGGGTGCTCACACCAGCAATTTCTG TGTTTTCCGCGGTTTCGGGGTTGGAGCTCTCCATGTCGAAAGAGCAGCATCGTT ATGTTGAAGTCCCTGTTGCTTGTGTCATCCTCATATTTCTGTTTGCCCTTCAACATTACGGGACTCACCGAGTAGGGTTCTTGTTTGCACCAGTTGTGATCACATGGCTTTTGTGCATCAGTTCCATTGGTGTATACAACATCATTTACTGGAATCCCCATGTTTATCAGGCACTCTCTCCATACTACATGTACAAATTTTTTAAGAAGACTCGAAAAGGAGGTTGGATGTCCTTGGGCGGTATACTGCTGTGCATGACAG GCTCGGAAGCTATGTTTGCTGATCTTGGACACTTTTCACAGACGTCAATCAAG atTGCTTTCACGTTTGTGGTGTATCCGTCCTTGATTCTAGCATACATGGGACAAGCTGCATACCTTTCTAAGCATCATATCATAGAAAGTGATTATCGAATTGGATTTTATGAATCAGTTCCTG AGAAATTAAGATGGCCTGTCTTGGCAATAGCCATACTTGCTGCGGTGGTGGGAAGTCAAGCAATCATAACTGGAACTTTCTCGATAATCAAACAATGTTCTGCCTTGGGTTGCTTTCCGAGGGTCAAAATTGTCCACACGTCTTCGAAAATACACGGTCAAATTTACATCCCCGAGATTAACTGGACTTTGATGTTTCTATGCTTGGCTGTTACCATTGGTTTTAGAGACACAAAGGCCATGGGAAATGCATCAG GTTTGGCCGTTATAACCGTCATGCTGGTAACTACCTGCCTTATGTCTCTAGTCATAGTCTTGTGCTGGCACAAAAGCCTCTTCTGGGCAATTTGCTTTATATTATTCTTCGGCTCCCTTGAGGCACTCTACTTCTCAGCATCGCTCATGAAGTTTCGTGAAGGGGCTTGGGTCCCGATAGCTCTTTCATTCATCTTCTTAATGGTTATGTATGTTTGGCACTACGGCACcttcaagaaatatgaattTGACGTCCAAAATAAAGTCTCCATCAACTGGCTCCTCAATTTAGGTCCTACTCTAGGGATTGTTCGAGTCCGGGGGATTGGCCTTATACACACTGAGCTCGTCTCTGGGATCCCGGCTATTTTCTCTCACTTTGTTACCAACCTCCCTGCTTTCCATCAGGTTGTAGTTTTCCTCTGCATCAAATCCGTCCCAGTCCCACATGTCAGACCCGAGGAAAGATTCTTAGTGGGAAGAGTTGGTCCAAAGGAATACCGGCTATATAGATGCATAGCACGCTATGGTTACCGTGATGTTCACAAGGATGACATGGAATTCGAAAGAGATCTGATTTGTAGTATTGCAGAGTTCATTCGGTCAGAGAGACCAGAATGCAATCTGAGTCTAGTAAAATTGGAAGATGATGAGAAAATGACAGTTGTTGGGACGTCATCATCAAATTTAGACGGCATAAGAATGTCTGTAGATGAACCGGATTCCTCCGAAATAGCAAGCACCTCAGAGTTGCAGGAGATAGGGCCTACCGAAAAGGTAAAGAAGAGAGTGAGGTTCGTTGTTCCAGAAACCCCACGAATCGACAGGGAAGCAGTAGGGGAGCTGCAGGAACTGATGGAAGCAAGGGAGGCAGGAATGGCATTTATATTAGGCCACTCTTACGTGAAGGCGAAGAGAGGATCAAGTTTTATGAAGAAAATAGTGATCAATTTCGGGTACGATTTCTTGAGGAGGAATTTTCGAGGGCCGAGTTATGCTTTGAGCATTCCTCATGTATCTACTCTAGAGGTTGGGATGGTCTACCACGTATAA